A part of Fibrobacter sp. UWR4 genomic DNA contains:
- the rimI gene encoding ribosomal protein S18-alanine N-acetyltransferase, which translates to MPIRKMEIADIPAVLAIQEELQFQEWNEKQFTCEVTATYAACYVYEEDQKILGYSIFHIMGPDSELLSIATTGSQQQKGIGQQLLDAGFSLLDFTNGDCCFLEVREGNTKARKFYEKNKFKPYNVRKKYYSDGEDAVLYKTEP; encoded by the coding sequence ATGCCGATTCGCAAGATGGAAATTGCCGACATTCCCGCAGTTCTTGCCATTCAGGAAGAACTGCAGTTTCAGGAATGGAACGAAAAGCAGTTTACCTGCGAAGTCACGGCAACCTACGCCGCCTGTTATGTTTATGAAGAAGACCAGAAAATTCTGGGCTACTCCATCTTTCACATCATGGGTCCCGACTCCGAGCTGCTAAGCATTGCAACAACAGGCAGCCAACAGCAAAAGGGCATCGGCCAGCAACTGCTTGACGCAGGCTTTTCCCTGCTGGACTTCACAAACGGGGACTGTTGTTTCCTGGAAGTTCGAGAAGGGAATACAAAAGCCCGCAAGTTCTACGAAAAGAACAAGTTCAAGCCCTATAACGTCCGCAAGAAATATTACTCCGACGGTGAAGATGCCGTCCTGTACAAGACTGAACCATAA
- the rsgA gene encoding ribosome small subunit-dependent GTPase A, whose product MRSNFEADNDFEEEEAPLRSVRPTRRDHRSRRIDVMKELESGVVDERPIKERYSREFKKAKIKKVKNPIENIGEENCVEGLVLEVHRRTCEVRLESPVSNLDSGCRNEFGKTEGCAGQEIVTAMYRATTSKTLGEFPAVGDRVLLGQVNDAEDEGDGVGSQKYCVVRVLPRKSELKRPGPRDSFYKQQTLAANIDQVVIVASVTQPEFNYGFMDRFLLAANLNDLPFVLVLTKMDLLPNGEADLSEDIRDFMSIADKVIPVSVRTGEGLEILRAELNGKSSVFSGQSGVGKSTLVNALVPDAELETGEVRERDGKGRHTTTSSSLFDLPLEDFPDGGIVIDTPGIRSIGLMDMDAETLAKIFPGFFEGDLFTCKYSNCIHVKEPGCAVRAAVEEGRISKARFASYIRILNSGN is encoded by the coding sequence ATGCGAAGTAATTTCGAAGCCGACAACGACTTTGAAGAGGAAGAAGCCCCCCTTCGTTCTGTACGTCCTACCCGTCGTGACCATCGAAGCCGTCGCATTGACGTGATGAAGGAACTTGAAAGTGGGGTTGTGGATGAACGCCCCATCAAGGAACGTTACAGCCGCGAATTCAAGAAGGCTAAAATCAAGAAGGTGAAAAACCCTATCGAGAATATCGGCGAGGAAAATTGCGTCGAGGGATTGGTCCTGGAAGTTCACCGCCGAACTTGCGAAGTGAGACTAGAAAGTCCTGTTTCAAATTTGGACAGCGGATGCCGAAACGAGTTCGGCAAGACAGAAGGTTGTGCTGGTCAGGAAATCGTAACTGCCATGTACCGTGCGACCACATCCAAGACTTTGGGTGAATTTCCTGCCGTAGGGGACCGCGTGCTCCTGGGGCAGGTAAACGATGCGGAAGACGAGGGCGACGGCGTGGGCTCCCAGAAGTATTGCGTGGTCCGCGTTCTCCCGCGAAAGAGCGAGCTGAAACGCCCGGGACCTCGAGATAGTTTTTACAAGCAGCAGACTTTGGCAGCCAATATTGATCAGGTGGTAATTGTTGCCAGCGTGACCCAGCCGGAATTCAACTATGGCTTTATGGACCGTTTCCTGCTGGCTGCAAACCTGAATGACTTGCCTTTTGTGCTGGTGCTGACCAAGATGGACCTGCTTCCCAACGGGGAGGCAGACCTGTCTGAAGATATTCGTGACTTTATGTCCATCGCCGACAAGGTGATTCCCGTGAGCGTTCGTACCGGCGAGGGCCTTGAGATCCTGAGAGCGGAACTGAACGGCAAGTCTTCCGTATTTAGCGGTCAGAGTGGTGTGGGAAAATCCACATTGGTAAACGCCCTGGTTCCTGATGCCGAACTGGAAACGGGTGAAGTCCGTGAACGTGATGGCAAGGGCCGTCACACGACCACGTCCTCCAGCTTGTTTGACCTGCCTCTGGAAGATTTCCCCGATGGCGGTATCGTGATTGATACTCCGGGGATCAGAAGCATTGGTCTTATGGATATGGATGCGGAAACTTTGGCCAAGATCTTTCCGGGATTTTTCGAGGGAGACCTGTTTACCTGCAAGTACAGTAACTGTATCCATGTGAAGGAACCGGGTTGTGCCGTGCGCGCCGCCGTGGAAGAAGGCCGAATCTCTAAAGCCCGATTTGCAAGTTACATTCGAATTTTGAATTCTGGAAATTAA
- a CDS encoding geranylgeranylglycerol-phosphate geranylgeranyltransferase — MLATLIKMTRPVNIVIAVVTLFIGYFLQGVLALGASDVPVCSLVLQALGFAFAIGFGNIQNDVLDFESDKLNRPERPLPSGRISVGAAKTAWIVMAILTVACGLADGILSGAYATPSLFFAALVLLLIAYNKKLKHIPLLKNMTVAFLCTTPLILNLLYTVVVIDKTTIAFSARLGSLYPAMLFAFLLTTAREIYKDLEDESGDLMAGIMTFPLIAGAPTARRLAGALAIFCWVLLPLPVMQGYFSKWFLIVAAATLTPTLGAAIISAHQKNYHRAQGLIKVAMFLGLIALVVSTIVDPHYICIFTATYTQVKPTLIY; from the coding sequence ATGCTTGCGACCTTAATCAAAATGACCCGTCCCGTGAATATCGTCATCGCCGTTGTGACCTTGTTCATCGGGTATTTTCTGCAGGGCGTTCTCGCACTTGGCGCGAGCGATGTTCCAGTTTGCAGTCTTGTTCTGCAAGCTCTTGGCTTTGCCTTCGCCATCGGTTTTGGAAACATCCAGAACGACGTCCTTGATTTTGAAAGCGATAAGCTGAACCGTCCTGAACGTCCGCTACCCAGTGGCCGCATCAGCGTTGGCGCGGCAAAAACAGCATGGATCGTCATGGCTATTCTTACCGTTGCGTGCGGACTTGCCGACGGCATTTTATCCGGAGCCTATGCGACGCCCTCCCTGTTCTTTGCGGCTCTTGTCCTTTTGCTTATCGCATACAACAAAAAGCTGAAACACATTCCTCTGCTGAAGAACATGACGGTAGCGTTCCTTTGCACTACCCCTTTAATCCTGAACTTACTTTACACGGTCGTTGTTATTGACAAGACTACCATCGCATTTTCCGCCCGACTTGGAAGCCTCTACCCTGCCATGTTATTTGCGTTTCTGCTTACCACAGCCCGCGAAATCTACAAGGACCTTGAAGATGAATCCGGCGACCTGATGGCAGGCATCATGACTTTTCCCCTCATTGCGGGTGCCCCCACCGCACGCCGCCTGGCAGGCGCCCTAGCCATTTTCTGTTGGGTCCTCCTGCCTCTACCAGTCATGCAAGGTTATTTTTCCAAATGGTTCTTGATTGTCGCCGCCGCCACCCTTACCCCAACCCTTGGAGCAGCTATCATTTCTGCACACCAGAAGAACTACCACAGAGCCCAAGGCCTGATCAAGGTCGCCATGTTCCTGGGATTGATTGCATTGGTGGTAAGCACCATCGTGGATCCCCACTATATCTGCATATTTACGGCTACATATACACAGGTGAAACCGACCTTGATTTACTAA
- a CDS encoding D-alanine--D-alanine ligase — protein MARMRVLVLMGGPSTEHDVSVVSGTGVVRAMNPDKYNIHPVLIDKDGTWHWSSRELSPYQKDNFSVNYFRGLEGTAANTKKNPALSELPDADIAFLALHGKWGEDGHIQALLENWGIPYTGCGLLASALAMDKIKSKEIYRANGIPTPPYRVIWKHDFTGDTLVNVSDELGFPLVIKDPLGGSSIGIGIAKDLDEAGKIAQDLFKDSNRLLCEKFIAGGEASCGYIEGEKPLPPTEMRMTTREYFDYEAKYNGECKEVTPAEFAPELTARIQELVKNAHYALGGAGYSRTDVRITKDGELFAIETNTLPGMTPTSLLPQQAACNGITYSQLIDMIIDKSLYIKR, from the coding sequence ATGGCACGTATGCGCGTTCTCGTTTTGATGGGTGGTCCGTCCACCGAACATGATGTTTCTGTCGTTAGCGGTACTGGTGTTGTCCGCGCAATGAATCCGGACAAGTACAATATTCACCCGGTCCTCATCGACAAGGATGGTACCTGGCACTGGTCTTCCCGGGAACTGTCCCCCTACCAGAAGGATAACTTCTCCGTGAACTACTTCCGCGGTCTGGAAGGCACTGCTGCAAACACCAAGAAGAACCCAGCCCTCTCTGAATTGCCGGACGCAGACATCGCATTCCTGGCCCTCCACGGCAAGTGGGGCGAAGATGGCCATATCCAGGCACTTCTTGAAAACTGGGGCATTCCCTACACCGGTTGCGGACTTCTGGCATCCGCCCTCGCCATGGACAAGATCAAGTCCAAGGAAATCTACCGCGCCAATGGCATCCCCACCCCGCCTTACCGCGTAATCTGGAAGCACGACTTTACTGGAGACACTCTGGTTAACGTTTCTGACGAACTGGGATTCCCCCTGGTCATCAAGGACCCTCTGGGAGGTTCCTCCATCGGTATCGGCATTGCCAAGGACCTGGACGAAGCAGGCAAGATTGCCCAGGATCTGTTCAAGGATTCCAACCGTCTTCTCTGCGAAAAGTTCATTGCCGGTGGCGAAGCAAGCTGCGGCTACATCGAAGGCGAAAAGCCCCTCCCGCCCACCGAAATGCGCATGACCACCCGCGAATACTTTGACTACGAAGCCAAGTACAATGGCGAATGTAAGGAAGTCACTCCCGCAGAATTCGCTCCGGAACTGACCGCACGCATTCAGGAATTGGTAAAGAACGCCCACTACGCCTTGGGCGGTGCAGGCTACAGCCGTACCGACGTTCGTATCACCAAGGACGGCGAATTGTTCGCAATCGAAACCAACACCCTGCCGGGTATGACACCCACCAGCCTTCTCCCCCAGCAGGCTGCTTGCAACGGCATTACCTACAGCCAGCTCATCGATATGATTATCGACAAGAGCCTGTACATCAAGCGCTAG
- a CDS encoding YdcF family protein produces MSKTLSKKQIRARRLAASIAGAAAVLAIIVFYLIMTQSGHWLVDDDEFEHAKWVAVLDGQSADMERIDFAANLMSNSKVDSVLILGRRCLRNRNNAEFYAEEFMQQGSFDSSAVFLAPHDDASTIGEAYTIIPWLKKHKADTVLLLTSAPATHRVKRIFETLSGETPVYKTVDIHHYQFSADSWYSNRESRKHWLREWLATAASIFDLWPAGELTAGDSTYYKPIVSLKEYEQRKSPVVNLQSLIPKVQEKLKTTVTADTATADTLKVNTEKTEPAKDSVKTESKTESKKDSLAKK; encoded by the coding sequence ATGTCCAAGACTCTCAGTAAAAAGCAAATCCGCGCAAGACGTCTTGCCGCAAGCATAGCCGGAGCAGCAGCAGTTCTCGCCATCATTGTCTTTTACTTGATCATGACCCAAAGCGGGCATTGGCTGGTAGACGACGATGAATTTGAACACGCCAAATGGGTCGCTGTCCTAGATGGACAGTCTGCAGATATGGAACGCATTGATTTTGCCGCCAACCTGATGTCTAACAGCAAGGTGGACTCCGTTCTGATTCTTGGACGTCGCTGCCTGCGCAACAGAAACAACGCGGAATTCTATGCTGAAGAATTTATGCAGCAAGGATCCTTTGACAGTAGCGCTGTATTTCTCGCCCCTCACGACGATGCCTCCACCATCGGCGAAGCCTACACCATCATTCCTTGGCTCAAGAAGCATAAGGCAGACACGGTTCTCCTGCTGACTAGCGCCCCTGCCACTCATCGCGTCAAGAGAATTTTCGAAACGCTTTCTGGCGAAACTCCTGTATACAAGACCGTAGACATTCATCATTACCAGTTCAGCGCAGACAGCTGGTATTCCAATCGCGAATCCCGTAAACACTGGCTTCGCGAGTGGCTCGCTACCGCAGCATCCATCTTCGATCTGTGGCCCGCAGGCGAACTCACTGCAGGTGATTCCACTTATTACAAGCCTATCGTATCCCTGAAGGAATATGAACAGCGTAAAAGCCCCGTAGTCAACCTCCAGTCCCTGATACCAAAGGTCCAGGAAAAATTAAAGACGACCGTAACCGCCGATACCGCTACCGCAGATACACTTAAGGTCAATACAGAAAAAACGGAACCCGCAAAGGATTCCGTAAAGACCGAATCTAAGACAGAGTCTAAGAAAGATTCTTTAGCTAAGAAGTAG
- a CDS encoding nicotinate-nicotinamide nucleotide adenylyltransferase, whose translation MSTKNVAVLGGAFDPVHMDHVAVAKTCLDRGFCDEVWFMPSPDRWDKTLNASPEDRFAMLELAFSGDTRLVLSDLEIQQGDFRGSYVFLMGLKEKFPDINFRLLTGADTYEGIPHWRDPMNFFGTNYNGHLLLRDIELIVFARDGYEKPDLKKHKANGYADLLWLGEEEGFVGQYSSTAIRKALLCNYNECPAGLEPSVYEYIREKNLYRD comes from the coding sequence ATGTCTACTAAGAACGTTGCTGTCCTGGGGGGTGCTTTTGATCCGGTCCATATGGACCATGTTGCGGTGGCGAAGACTTGCCTGGATCGCGGGTTCTGCGATGAAGTGTGGTTCATGCCGAGTCCTGACCGTTGGGACAAGACTTTGAATGCAAGCCCGGAGGATCGCTTTGCCATGTTGGAATTGGCTTTCTCCGGCGACACTCGCCTGGTGCTTTCCGACTTGGAAATCCAGCAGGGAGACTTCCGCGGTTCCTATGTTTTTTTGATGGGGCTGAAGGAGAAATTTCCGGATATTAATTTCCGTTTGCTGACGGGGGCGGATACCTATGAAGGCATTCCTCACTGGCGCGATCCCATGAACTTTTTCGGAACCAATTACAATGGCCACCTGTTGTTGCGTGACATTGAACTGATCGTGTTTGCCCGAGACGGGTACGAAAAGCCTGACTTGAAAAAACATAAGGCGAACGGCTACGCCGACTTGCTTTGGCTTGGCGAAGAAGAAGGTTTTGTAGGCCAGTATTCCAGTACAGCCATACGAAAGGCCTTGCTTTGCAATTACAATGAATGTCCTGCAGGACTTGAGCCTTCCGTTTACGAGTATATCAGAGAGAAAAACCTTTATCGGGACTAG
- the tsaB gene encoding tRNA (adenosine(37)-N6)-threonylcarbamoyltransferase complex dimerization subunit type 1 TsaB: protein MDLFVDTSRKGISMGLSDSASGLYQETVDAAARGETASAILDELLTRVGAKLDDIKRVLVTVGPGSFSGLRTGVAFCQGLCFSGKRELYGVSTLQALECFGSPCASADVAVVVKARPGYWYLRQTANGKAEESFIETAEVVERLKEAPAKTVVIDEAASADETLKNLFAEIGATTVLDTGKPLNQWAPLFQSVKASLIQEANYIQPSYFEKLK from the coding sequence ATGGACTTATTCGTAGATACATCCCGTAAGGGAATTTCCATGGGGCTGTCCGACAGCGCTTCTGGTTTGTACCAGGAAACTGTAGACGCAGCCGCCCGTGGTGAGACTGCATCGGCAATTCTGGACGAACTGCTAACACGCGTAGGCGCCAAGCTGGACGACATCAAGCGAGTCCTCGTTACTGTCGGCCCCGGATCCTTTAGCGGTCTTCGCACTGGTGTCGCCTTCTGCCAGGGCTTATGCTTTAGTGGCAAACGCGAACTGTACGGAGTCAGCACCCTGCAGGCTCTGGAATGCTTCGGCAGCCCCTGCGCCTCCGCCGATGTAGCCGTTGTCGTCAAGGCTCGTCCCGGTTACTGGTATTTGCGTCAGACAGCCAACGGCAAGGCAGAAGAAAGCTTTATCGAAACGGCCGAAGTGGTAGAACGTCTAAAGGAGGCACCCGCAAAGACGGTCGTCATTGACGAGGCAGCCTCTGCCGACGAAACTTTGAAGAACCTGTTCGCCGAAATCGGTGCCACAACCGTTCTTGACACAGGCAAGCCTCTTAACCAGTGGGCCCCGCTGTTCCAGTCCGTCAAGGCAAGTCTCATTCAGGAGGCCAACTACATTCAGCCCTCCTATTTCGAGAAGCTAAAGTAA
- a CDS encoding NAD(P)-dependent oxidoreductase — MKVFVTGGTGFIGHYVVKALLARGHEVVVATRHPNKVPSMKVQPGVSFVECALTDFDKMAEGLVGCDACIHVALGWGETPVTMLMNDTRATVNLLEAAARAGCKKFIYTSSTAAMGRMRPAMREVTSNLPMDLYGATKAAGEAFVLGFSHGYGAQFPEVKMTRNIIRPGYTFGNPAWNDGCSQPDRRFFTMAQAVKEGRDINIIKNDGTQFIHASQQAELYIKVLESDKNEEIFLGLSESWMSWKEIAEMMIALKPGTKSKIVETDLGWADEPTLFDVSKIKDVFGLSFNAHGFMEDHVKWTFEQV, encoded by the coding sequence ATGAAGGTCTTTGTTACTGGTGGAACTGGTTTTATTGGTCATTATGTGGTCAAGGCTCTGCTTGCTCGTGGTCATGAGGTTGTTGTCGCCACACGTCATCCCAATAAGGTCCCCAGTATGAAGGTTCAGCCGGGTGTCTCTTTCGTAGAATGCGCCCTGACAGATTTTGACAAGATGGCGGAAGGCCTGGTGGGCTGTGATGCCTGTATTCATGTGGCTCTGGGTTGGGGCGAAACTCCCGTAACCATGCTTATGAACGATACCCGCGCTACGGTGAACTTGCTGGAAGCAGCTGCCCGTGCAGGATGCAAGAAGTTTATCTATACCTCCAGTACTGCGGCAATGGGCCGTATGCGCCCCGCTATGCGCGAAGTGACTAGCAACCTGCCCATGGATCTTTACGGCGCTACTAAGGCTGCCGGCGAGGCTTTCGTTCTGGGTTTCTCCCATGGTTATGGCGCTCAGTTCCCGGAAGTGAAGATGACCCGCAACATTATCCGTCCGGGTTATACCTTCGGAAATCCCGCGTGGAATGATGGCTGCAGCCAGCCGGACCGCCGTTTCTTCACTATGGCCCAGGCTGTGAAGGAAGGCCGTGACATCAATATCATCAAGAATGATGGAACCCAGTTTATTCACGCAAGCCAGCAGGCTGAACTTTACATAAAGGTTCTGGAATCCGACAAGAACGAAGAAATTTTCTTGGGCTTGAGCGAATCCTGGATGAGCTGGAAGGAAATTGCCGAAATGATGATTGCCTTGAAGCCGGGCACAAAGTCCAAGATTGTGGAAACCGACCTGGGCTGGGCTGATGAACCGACCTTGTTTGACGTAAGCAAGATTAAGGATGTTTTCGGACTGTCCTTCAATGCCCATGGTTTCATGGAAGATCATGTGAAGTGGACCTTTGAACAGGTGTAA
- a CDS encoding desulfoferrodoxin family protein — MDNLVFFRCPMCGNIVVYIKNSSVPVVCCGKPMEELVVNTVDASKEKHVPKVDLFRTTALVTVGEVMHPMIDSHYIEWIALQSATGFQIHYLKPGEPPCYEFQMQETARPIAVFAYCNLHGLWKSPVV; from the coding sequence ATGGATAACTTGGTCTTTTTCCGATGCCCCATGTGCGGAAACATCGTGGTGTATATTAAAAATTCTAGCGTCCCTGTAGTTTGCTGCGGAAAACCTATGGAAGAGCTGGTGGTCAACACCGTGGACGCATCCAAGGAAAAGCATGTGCCCAAGGTGGATCTCTTTAGGACAACCGCCCTGGTAACGGTGGGGGAGGTGATGCATCCCATGATTGACAGTCATTACATCGAGTGGATTGCGTTGCAAAGTGCCACTGGATTTCAGATTCATTATTTGAAACCTGGGGAACCGCCTTGCTACGAATTCCAGATGCAGGAAACTGCGCGGCCTATCGCTGTGTTTGCCTACTGCAATCTACATGGCTTGTGGAAATCTCCTGTGGTTTAA
- a CDS encoding pseudouridine synthase produces the protein MSVPSDMYFESVVQPEHEGWLLLKSLCARFTYHSEMDWADKLARGLVSVNGVVANASTIAHKNDKVVYHVENYTEPDVPTNYEVIFEDDEFMLIAKPAGVPVHHTGRIFYNTFTSIVRRGTDYETATPMHRLDRDTGGVMLFAKYAESAARFQKNLDRILLKKFYMAVVRGEFPEEAVDCQMALREDPDDRIRIRMHHFEDGKPCHTVFRKIAGGTRPAVNEAGESRDEAYSVVECELITGRKHQIRAHLSELGYPILGDRLYSFDGKYYEKMTDKVAEARARGELSQEDALSPEDFAVLGSKSQMLYAYKAEIQLPYWRESRTFECRDFPQEMKALVP, from the coding sequence GTGAGCGTACCTTCAGACATGTATTTTGAAAGCGTGGTTCAGCCGGAACATGAAGGCTGGTTGCTGCTGAAATCCTTGTGCGCCCGTTTTACGTATCATAGCGAAATGGACTGGGCGGACAAGCTCGCCCGCGGTCTTGTTTCCGTAAATGGGGTGGTGGCGAACGCTTCCACTATCGCCCATAAGAACGACAAGGTAGTTTACCATGTGGAAAACTACACCGAGCCGGACGTTCCCACCAATTATGAAGTGATTTTTGAAGACGATGAGTTTATGCTTATCGCAAAGCCTGCGGGTGTGCCTGTGCACCATACGGGGCGAATCTTCTACAATACCTTTACGTCTATTGTCCGTCGTGGCACGGACTACGAAACAGCAACCCCCATGCACCGTCTGGATAGAGATACGGGTGGTGTCATGCTTTTTGCCAAGTATGCGGAATCCGCAGCTCGCTTCCAGAAAAATCTGGACCGTATCCTGCTGAAGAAGTTCTATATGGCGGTGGTCCGCGGTGAATTCCCGGAAGAGGCTGTGGACTGTCAGATGGCTCTGCGGGAAGATCCCGATGACCGTATCCGTATCAGGATGCATCATTTTGAGGACGGCAAACCATGCCACACGGTGTTTCGTAAAATTGCGGGCGGAACTCGTCCTGCGGTAAATGAAGCGGGGGAATCCCGGGACGAAGCTTACTCGGTGGTGGAGTGCGAGCTGATTACGGGACGAAAACACCAGATTCGGGCCCATCTTTCTGAGTTGGGATACCCGATTTTGGGGGATCGTCTATATAGCTTTGATGGAAAGTACTACGAAAAAATGACGGATAAGGTGGCTGAAGCCCGCGCTCGAGGGGAATTGAGCCAGGAAGATGCTCTTTCGCCTGAAGATTTCGCTGTACTGGGTTCCAAAAGTCAGATGCTTTATGCCTATAAGGCCGAAATTCAGTTGCCGTACTGGAGGGAATCCCGTACTTTTGAGTGCCGGGACTTTCCGCAGGAGATGAAGGCTCTGGTTCCTTAG
- the purF gene encoding amidophosphoribosyltransferase: MLEEIHEECGVIGIFNGENVVRNVTMGLYALQHRGQESAGFAVTDGEKIRVRKSMGLVSTLLQEHSVDECPGHTCVGHVRYSTTGASTLANAQPILVSCKWGQLAVVHNGNITNATELRQEMENEGHIFQTTSDSEILLHEIARTEADDLGQAIKKAITKFTGCFCLIFISKDTMYVARDGFGFRPLSIARMGKSWCVASETCAFDLLGANYVRDIQPGEFLTITTNGLHSERFTQKDRLAHCIFEYIYFSRPDSKIFEQSCDKVRRKMGKQLAKECPVDADIVISVPDSATTAALGYAQASGIRFEIGLLRNHYVGRTFIDPTQNVREQKVKLKFNPIEGVLKNKRVCVVEDSIVRGTTLKILSKMLRDAGALEVHIRIASPPVAHPCFFGMDFPSQGELAASSMTPDEIAKMLGVESLGYLSVEGMKECTGEGENYCAACFNNDYPDYIGIDADKFRCG, from the coding sequence ATGCTCGAAGAAATTCATGAAGAATGCGGCGTGATCGGTATTTTCAATGGCGAAAACGTTGTTCGTAATGTTACCATGGGTCTGTACGCTCTGCAGCACCGCGGTCAGGAATCCGCAGGTTTTGCAGTCACTGACGGCGAAAAGATTCGCGTCCGCAAGTCCATGGGTCTGGTTTCCACCCTCCTGCAAGAACACAGCGTAGACGAGTGTCCGGGCCATACCTGCGTAGGTCACGTTCGCTACAGCACCACAGGCGCAAGCACCCTGGCAAACGCCCAGCCGATTCTAGTGAGTTGCAAGTGGGGCCAGCTGGCAGTGGTTCACAACGGCAACATCACCAACGCAACTGAATTGCGTCAGGAGATGGAAAACGAAGGTCACATCTTCCAGACCACTTCAGACTCAGAAATTCTTCTTCATGAAATCGCACGCACAGAAGCCGATGATTTGGGACAAGCAATCAAGAAAGCCATTACCAAGTTCACCGGCTGTTTTTGTTTGATTTTCATTAGCAAGGACACCATGTATGTAGCCCGCGACGGCTTCGGTTTCCGCCCCCTCTCCATTGCCCGCATGGGAAAATCCTGGTGCGTGGCCTCCGAGACCTGCGCCTTCGACTTGCTAGGCGCCAACTACGTTCGCGACATCCAGCCTGGTGAATTTCTTACCATTACGACCAACGGCCTCCATTCCGAACGTTTCACCCAGAAAGACCGTCTGGCCCACTGCATTTTCGAATACATCTACTTCAGCCGTCCGGATTCCAAGATCTTCGAGCAGTCCTGCGACAAGGTCCGCCGCAAGATGGGTAAGCAGTTGGCTAAGGAATGCCCCGTCGACGCAGATATCGTCATTTCCGTTCCGGACAGTGCAACGACCGCAGCCCTGGGCTACGCACAGGCCAGCGGCATCCGCTTTGAAATCGGACTACTCCGTAACCACTATGTGGGCCGTACCTTCATCGACCCCACCCAGAACGTCCGCGAACAGAAGGTAAAACTGAAGTTCAACCCCATCGAAGGCGTTTTAAAGAACAAACGCGTCTGCGTAGTGGAAGACTCCATCGTCCGTGGCACCACCCTGAAAATCCTTTCCAAAATGCTCCGTGACGCAGGCGCTCTCGAAGTCCACATTCGCATTGCATCTCCTCCGGTGGCCCATCCTTGCTTCTTCGGCATGGACTTCCCCAGCCAGGGCGAACTTGCAGCCAGCTCCATGACTCCCGACGAAATCGCAAAGATGCTGGGCGTAGAAAGCCTAGGTTACCTCAGCGTAGAAGGCATGAAGGAATGTACCGGCGAAGGCGAAAACTACTGCGCCGCTTGCTTCAACAACGACTATCCCGACTACATCGGCATCGACGCAGACAAGTTCCGCTGCGGTTAA